cgctctctctctatctctctctctctctctctctatatatatatatatatatatatatatatatatatatatatatatatcttgctcactcactcaccaattcacacacacacacacacacaagcacacacacacacacacacacacacacacacacacacacacacacacacacacacacacacacacacacacacacatacacacacacatacacacacacatacatgctatctctctctctctctctctctctctctctctctctctctctctctctctctctctctctctctctctctctctcctctctctctctctctctctctctctctatctatctctctctctctctctctttctctctatatatctgtctctctctctccttctctctcacacacacagacacacacacgcgtactctctctctctctctctctctctctctctctctctctctctctctctctctctctctctctctctctctctcttgctcactcactcaccaattcacacacacacacacacacacacacacacagacatacacacacacacacacacacacacacacacacacacacacacacgtgctctctctctctctctctctttatctctctctctctctctctctttctctctctctttctctctctctctctctctttctcagcttcTTTCACTCCCTATGACtgaaaccatctctctctctctctctctctctctctctctctctctctctctctctctctctctctctctctctctctctctctctctctctggctctctctctctctctctctctctctctctctctctctctctctctctctctctctctctctctctctctctctctctctctctctctctctctctctctctctctctctctctctctctctctctctctctctctctctctatctatctatctatctatctctctctctctctctttcgctcacctCCCCGATTTTCCCGCCATTCCATCCGGTCGGTTAGGATAGTGAACGATGAGGAACAGTCACGCAGGAACCCAAAATGGCTTTATTCACACATTTCAAAGGTAAACATCTAATCTCATAAATACTAAATAGTAATTTGCACCTCACACATGCCATGGATTCCCGAAGGATTGCCCGTGGTCGGTAGGTAATAAGTTAATGTAAAATACAACAAATTAATGTgtaatacaacaaataaatagcCAATATGTTACCACAACAGACAAAAAAAGTAATTGATTCATCACGTAGGGAGAACAAAAAGTGTGATCACCGAACAGCACTTTGCTGTAGAAAATGACTGCATCTTAATATCTATCgtagtataaaaataaaaacaaccacagtaacaataacaataacaacaacaatgaggtTACTGGAGTAAACAAAATAACAGAGAGCACACAGATAAGGGAACGAAATAGGGACCCGTGATTCTGACAAAGTTATttagagaagataagataacagAGAAGCGGAAGTTAACTGTGGACAGATTGTCTctgagcaattttttttttttctaaagcgcAGGGATGTTTGCTTTGGCTTCTGACGACGGGAAatcctatacatatgtgtatatgtgtaggatTTTTTGAGTTATTTTGCATACATATTTTCTCTAATTCATTTGTAACGACAGCCGTGCGCTTTCTGTAAATCTAGTAACGTAGAAAGATTATAATACTTATTCTCACTCGTTGAATTACACCGTTGGACAAATTCGGACTTTTTCCTGaaaaattaaatgatatatatagaccAATTTTCCTTTTGAGGCGATCAAATAagcctttttttatatacacttataaagcGACGAAGTGAGAAAAAGTTGCATCATAAACAGCTTAGTCAGTTTTGAAATACTGATCACGAAACAAAGGTTAATTCAGTTTCACATCCGATGCAGCTGTAAGAATTGGCAGTTCATCTCTTCCATACATAACTAACCTATTGCTTTATATACATTACTTtctaataaatatgcatacatatgtataaccgAGAAACCTCGGATTCTTTCATTATGAGTAAGTCTAAGGCAGCGAGACGGGCCGTTTCACTAAACTGAGAGCACCGAGACTAGCACGAGGCCCGCGCATCACTTTCTGGTCTTCTGGACGTAGACCGAGGACTGCCCGGGCGTCTGCGGTAGTTTGTTGCCGAGGAGGCCACTCAGAtcccctttgttgttgttgccgagCAGGCCGCCGCCGCTGAGCAGGGTGCCAAGGCCGTTGGTGCCCTTGTTGAGCCCCAGGCCGCTTCCCCCCAGAAGGCTACCCAGGCCGTTGGTGATCGGTTTGGTGCCCAACCCGCTCCCCCCGAGGAGGCTGCCCAGGCCGTTGGTGCCCTTGTTGGGCAGGCCGCCCCCTCCGAGCAGCCCTCCGAGGCCTAGGCCGTTGGAGCCCTTGTTAGGGATGAAGAGGCCAGGGCCGAGGCTGGACGCGTCGTCGTACACCTGGGAGTTGCCGCTGCCCTTGTTGTGGTTGGTGGTCGCCGAGACGTCCTGGAGGGGGATGATGGAGGCCACGCCGGAGCCTATGGCCGCGGTTGTGGAGCCCAGGAGGCCCGTGGAGAGCTTGTTGGAGATGCTGTTGGTGACGCTTAGCCCGAGGTTGGTCATGGCATTGGACACCTttagaaaggaagaaacgaaaatcCTTTTTAAAAAGCCAAATCTTTGACGCACGGTGTTCATGAAACGTCTCTACTGTAGGTTTCCATCTGACAATACACCCAACGAAAGCCTCTCAGAATAGTCTTTGGTTGCCCCCATATGctgttgagacagagagaggaggtaaaCCTTACCTTGCTGATGCCTTGGCCGATAGTCTTGATGAACTCCGGATACTGGATGACCAGAACCTCCGATTTGGACGGGGTTGGAGGGGCGTTGGTCACTGGCTTGAAGCTCGACAGGTCCAAATTAGGCTTGTTAAGACCAAAGCCAGGCAACCCCAGACTAGATAGACTGGGCAACAGGCTGGGTGGCTGACCGATGAAGATGCCGCTGTTCGTCACTCCTGGGGTTCCCGTGTCTTGCGTGCCTGTCAGCGCGTCGAGAGGTTTGTTGAGCCCAGGCAGCGAGGGGAGAAGAAGCCCGGATCCTTGACCCGTTGTTCCGGTACCAAGGAGACCTACCTTGTCTCCTAGGCTTCCTAATCCCCCGTTTCCTATGATGCTTGGTAGGAGGGAGGTTTTGTCTGGCAGAAGAGAATTCCAATTCCAAGGGGTCAGCAGTTCCTGAATCCACCCGAAACCCCACGAAGAGTCAGCAGGCTTCAGCAACTGCACTTGCGACGTGCTGACGGGCGGTGCAGCGGTAATGGGGACGGGCTTCGGTATCGTCGGCAGGAGAGGTGCCTGAAAAATGCATTAACTCATTCAGAATAGAAGCTTTTACAACCTTTTTTTCACCATCTGTAAACGCTCTTTTGACTTcgatgaaaattaaaattaacaaGATAAGCATCGACTTCATCAACATACATTCAGGCCTTGGGGTTTGGTGATTGTAATGGTCACGTCTCTGGTATCCCCTCTCCTgttgtttctcctccttccttcgaaGTAGGGCTCGACGGGGGTGTTGTCCGGGGAGACTTCCGCTGGAGGGCAAAGCAGATGAAATGATAAACCAGAAGCAGTGGGAGGAAGATATAAAAGTGGGCGAAATAGGACTCCGTAAGGCATAGGGATCGGATGATTAACAGCAACGAGAAAATGAAATGTATACagtgaagagaaataggaaatagaGGCAAGGACAAATAGAAgcgataaataataaatagaatgaaaCGATAAACCAGCGAGAGtgcgagaaagaaatgaaggaagcaaAGCAGAACTACATAAAGCACATGAGCGGGATGATgaacaacaacgaaagaaaacaaacatatgcagggaaagggtagggtgcgtgagaaggaagtggaaaagatCAGCGCCAAGGAGAGTATATAACTGGATAGTTAACAGCAACgaggaaaaataaacatacagaaaaggagggaggggtgagaaggaaataaaagggcAACAAAAGTATTATAAAGAGAGGAGATGACATACGAAGTTAAATCATAAATCCTCTttatcgagagagagacacaacgaaagaaaataaacgtaTACAATTATGGTCGATGAGAAGAAAATAGCGGGACAACAGCGCCAAAGAGGGAcgatgtatataaatgaaaatgaaagaaatgaaagaaaacgaaacgacTTCATAAGGCATAGGGATCCGGATATTTAACaacaatagaagaaaacaaacgtTTACAGATTTTGGTGGAGGGCGTAAAAAGGAAGTAAAGTGAGGAAACGCCAAAGATAAATTAGGATCTTTTTGGGAGTTAAATCATAAATCAACGGTAGAGGGAGACACGTATGAAGGAAATCCAAACAGGATTACATAAGACGACAGGGATTGGATGTTTAACAGCAACGAAAGAAAACACAGTGtatgaagggaaaatgagaaggaaacagagtgggagagaaaagtgCCAAAGAGAGAGGATATAATAAACGAAATTATAAAATCACCGGTAGTAGGAGGGAGACGTGAAGGAAAGTGAAACAGAATCGCATAAGGCTGATTAACCGATGATACAAGAGACAGCAAACGTTTacggtgaaaggggaggaggtcagaaggaaagaaagtggggAATATAAGCGCTGAAAGAAAAAGGATATAAGTAATGAAATCAAATTATTATAAATCAGTGTTAATGGGAGGAAGGCATGAAGGAAAGTGAAACATAACTACGTAAGGCATAAGAATCGGATGTTTAACAACGGGAGAAAACAAGAAGATACAATGAAGGCAGGAGTGAATCAGAAGACAATAAAGAAGGAAACATAGAGGAAATAGACTCTAATAAAGGAAATGGAATTATAGATTAATGGTAGCGGGAGGAATAGATAAAAGGAACGAAACAGGACGACAAAAGGCAGAGAAATccgataaaaattaaaaaaaaaaaacagaaaaaaaacgtttacaatgaaggggggaagaaagattaaaaaggaaaatgaagtggAGAATATAAGTCTCAAATAGAAAGGATGTAAATTAATCAAAATTGAATTATAGATTAGCGTAGTGGAAGGAAGAAGGTACGAAGGAAAGCAAAACAGAAATACATAAGACACAGGATTAGGATGATTAACAActacaaatgaaaacaaacatatacaatgaagcagggagatagtgagaaggaaataaagaaggcaACAGACGTACCATAGAAAGAAGATATAATAAacgtaattaaataataaatcaacGGTAGTAGGAGGGAAGCATGAAGGTAAGCGAAACAGGAAGACATAAGGCAAAGGAATCCGATGATAAACAATAGCAGGAGGGAACAAACGTATACGTAAACAcggaagaggatgaaaataaaataattaaggaAAACATAAACACCAAAGAAAGAGGgtgtaataatgaagaaaaaaacgatgACCCTGTGGTTGtgggacgaagaaaggaagaaaatagaacagCAAAACTTAAGACATGGGAATCAGGTGACTAACAACAACGAGAGAAAACAAGCGAGTATAgtgaagggagaatgggaagaaaataaaggataagAAGCGCCAGATAAGAGGCGTCGAGggaagacaaagataaataaagaaggtGACGGGGTATGGTAgagccctccacccctccctccctccttcccaccctccttcccaccctccttccttcctcccttcccctcccaccctcctcccttccttccttccttcccctccctccctccttcccaccctccttcccaccctccttcccaccctccttccttcctcccttcccctcccaccctccttccttcgttccttcccctcactccctccttcccaccctccttccttccttctcctccctccctccttctcaccttctttccttctttcccttccctccctccctcctcccttccttcctcccttcccctcccccctccttccaaccctccttccttcctcccttccccccctccttctcaccttctttccttctttcccctcccaccctccttccttcctcccttcccctccccccctccttccttccttccttccttcccctcccacccccctccctccttcccaccctccttcctgcctcccttcccctcttccttacctgaGTGTTGCGCTGGGTATGTCTCGTCCCATAACCACCGAGCTTCTCTTGCTTGTGTGCCGGGGAGGGAAAGAGTCCCCAGCACAGCCAATGCTATAATGATCATCCTTACGCCTGCCACTCCTGTAGAAGgataggttgggttaggttaggttaggttaaaggCGGTGGTGAGCTGTCGGGTTGGAAGGTGTgtcatgaaataatgataataataatgtgtgtgtgtgtgtataagtctgtgcatttgtgtgtgtgtgttttgtgtgtgtgtgtgtgtgtgtgtgtgtgtgtgaactatttatgtatatatatgtacatatatacatatgaatatatatatatatatatatatatatatatatgtatatatatgtatgtgcgtatatatcagctatatatatatatatatatgtatatatacatatatatacatacacacacacacacacacacacacacacacacacacacacacacacacacatatatatatatatatatatatatatatatatatatatatatatatatgtatatatgtatgataagtaGATTGTGGTACGAGGGATCGTGTTTGATATGgtgagttatattattattactactagtattactgttattactgctatcatcatcaagcatcatcatcatcatcatcaccatcatcatcatcatcaccatcatcatcatcatcatcatcaccatgatcatcaccatcatcatcatcgtcacaatcatcatcatcatcatcatcatcaccatgatcatcaccatcatcatcatcgtcacaatcatcatcatcaccatcatcatcatcaccatcaccatcatcaacaccatcatcatcaatatcatcattatcatcaccattcttatttggaatgattatcaccatcattgttatctttattgctgttgttgtcgtttgttgttgttgttgttactgttcgcATTATTTGGTTTGTTATCCTTGTCGTTGTTATCACCTCTTTCATTACTGTAATTGTGTAATTATAATGCAGATTATGTAATTATttaaatgtaattatcattattatcattatcttttttttattatcattattactatttacattattactattattattattattattattattattattattattattattattatcattattactattattattattattattattattattattattattattattattatcattattaattttatttttgctatttttgtattattattattgctattatcattatttttattattattattattattattattattattattattattattattattattattatcattattattattattgttgttgttgttgatgttattatcattattatttttataattattattattattattattattatcattattattattgttattacaattattattattaccatagttgttttgtcgttgttattgatattattatcattattactattattattattatcattattactattatcatcatcatgataaatatttttttttttataaatatcatttttatcactatctttattatctttttaacgtTATtagtataactgttatcattatcattgatattattaccatcactatcattattattattgtcatcattgatattattattctttttacaattatcatcgttggtgctgttatcattatccaaactataattattatcattattgatgttattattaacattataacttttatcagtattattagtagtagtatcattattataattattaccattatcatt
The genomic region above belongs to Penaeus chinensis breed Huanghai No. 1 chromosome 20, ASM1920278v2, whole genome shotgun sequence and contains:
- the LOC125036093 gene encoding uncharacterized protein LOC125036093, which produces MIIIALAVLGTLSLPGTQAREARWLWDETYPAQHSAEVSPDNTPVEPYFEGRRRNNRRGDTRDVTITITKPQGLNAPLLPTIPKPVPITAAPPVSTSQVQLLKPADSSWGFGWIQELLTPWNWNSLLPDKTSLLPSIIGNGGLGSLGDKVGLLGTGTTGQGSGLLLPSLPGLNKPLDALTGTQDTGTPGVTNSGIFIGQPPSLLPSLSSLGLPGFGLNKPNLDLSSFKPVTNAPPTPSKSEVLVIQYPEFIKTIGQGISKVSNAMTNLGLSVTNSISNKLSTGLLGSTTAAIGSGVASIIPLQDVSATTNHNKGSGNSQVYDDASSLGPGLFIPNKGSNGLGLGGLLGGGGLPNKGTNGLGSLLGGSGLGTKPITNGLGSLLGGSGLGLNKGTNGLGTLLSGGGLLGNNNKGDLSGLLGNKLPQTPGQSSVYVQKTRK